From Rhodothermia bacterium, one genomic window encodes:
- a CDS encoding glycoside hydrolase family 13 protein, which translates to MNKPVLTPDWVKNAVFYQIFPDRFAKSNRTIHPPHLKFKPWGSPPEEQGYQGGDLYGIVDKLDYLHDLGINALYLNPIFASASNHRYHTFDYYTVDPLLGGNDALRLLLDQAHQRGMKVVLDGVFNHASRGFWQFHHILENGGNSPYIDWFTVQDWPLRPYPEDGSKPINYSAWWNLPELPKFNFGNPDVQSFFLDVAQHWLAFGIDGWRLDVGNEIEDHSFWQRFREVVKSVNPEAYIVGEVWEEAQPWLQGDQWDATMNYIMAWSAMSFAGSRVLRPGYTRDLMKIAPLDAPAYAKVVDYMLGLYDPEIVYAQLNMLDSHDTARALWVMQEDQTALCLTVLLYMTLPGAPCIYYGTEIGMSGGDDPGCRAAFPWNHPESWDQDLLAYYKKAIALRNNHPVLRTGAYELVSANEMILVFRRKDEHNEALVYLNAGTEDATLPRPAGAWEAIWPTVNETPKRLTVPAMSGMVLLKSS; encoded by the coding sequence ATGAATAAGCCTGTTTTGACCCCAGACTGGGTAAAGAATGCCGTTTTTTACCAAATCTTCCCCGATCGCTTTGCAAAAAGCAACCGAACTATACACCCACCCCACCTTAAATTCAAACCTTGGGGAAGTCCACCCGAAGAACAAGGTTATCAAGGAGGTGATTTGTACGGGATTGTGGATAAATTGGATTATCTGCATGACTTGGGGATAAATGCGCTTTACCTTAATCCCATTTTTGCCTCTGCATCCAATCATCGGTACCACACCTTTGATTATTACACCGTAGATCCGTTGCTGGGGGGGAACGACGCACTTCGTTTGCTCTTAGATCAAGCCCATCAACGAGGCATGAAAGTGGTCTTAGATGGAGTCTTTAACCATGCCAGTCGTGGTTTTTGGCAATTCCATCACATCTTAGAAAATGGCGGTAATTCGCCCTATATAGACTGGTTTACAGTACAGGACTGGCCACTCCGCCCTTATCCTGAAGACGGCTCCAAACCCATTAATTACAGTGCTTGGTGGAATCTCCCCGAATTGCCCAAGTTCAATTTTGGTAACCCAGACGTCCAATCGTTCTTCCTTGACGTTGCACAGCATTGGTTGGCATTTGGGATTGATGGCTGGCGTTTAGATGTGGGGAACGAGATCGAAGACCACTCCTTCTGGCAACGATTCCGCGAGGTGGTAAAGTCTGTCAATCCAGAGGCATACATCGTGGGCGAAGTTTGGGAAGAAGCACAGCCTTGGCTACAAGGTGACCAATGGGATGCCACCATGAACTACATCATGGCTTGGTCTGCCATGAGTTTTGCAGGGAGCCGTGTTTTACGACCCGGCTATACCCGCGACTTGATGAAGATTGCGCCTTTAGATGCACCCGCTTACGCCAAAGTTGTGGATTATATGTTGGGCTTATACGATCCAGAAATTGTTTATGCCCAACTGAATATGTTGGATAGCCACGACACCGCAAGGGCACTTTGGGTGATGCAGGAAGACCAAACAGCCCTATGCCTCACGGTTCTATTGTATATGACCCTTCCCGGCGCACCTTGTATCTATTACGGAACAGAGATCGGGATGTCGGGCGGTGATGATCCGGGTTGCCGAGCCGCCTTTCCGTGGAACCATCCAGAAAGTTGGGATCAAGACCTCTTGGCCTATTACAAAAAAGCCATTGCCCTTCGGAATAACCACCCTGTCCTACGAACTGGGGCTTATGAATTGGTCTCTGCAAATGAAATGATTTTAGTATTCCGCCGCAAAGATGAGCATAACGAGGCACTTGTTTACCTCAACGCGGGAACAGAAGACGCCACGCTACCCAGACCCGCAGGCGCATGGGAAGCTATTTGGCCTACGGTGAATGAAACACCGAAGCGCCTTACGGTTCCCGCCATGTCTGGGATGGTACTACTCAAATCTTCGTAA
- a CDS encoding radical SAM protein, producing MRKYRIKEIWKTLQGEGVMAGRAAIFVRFVGCNMWSGYETDRKSDHIRTNAACPLWCDTDFTKENSHFYTAQELVDKMKQISDNVRFCVLTGGEPFLQADAHLIQTLHEAQFEVAIETNGTIPLQKAFALNGKILPPDWIVCSPKLPDDQILIEYCDELKLVVPDYQPQNYPNLSIRVRTPNLRNKVILPTKWLQPEDGPRLKLTQQFAIKTALQHPDWRVSVQTHKILDLP from the coding sequence ATGCGAAAATATCGTATAAAAGAAATATGGAAAACCCTGCAAGGGGAAGGTGTGATGGCCGGACGGGCAGCCATTTTTGTTCGATTCGTAGGCTGTAATATGTGGAGCGGGTACGAGACAGACCGCAAATCAGACCATATCCGTACCAATGCCGCTTGTCCGCTATGGTGCGATACGGATTTTACCAAGGAAAACAGCCATTTCTATACGGCACAAGAATTGGTGGACAAAATGAAGCAAATCAGTGATAACGTCCGGTTTTGCGTATTGACGGGCGGAGAACCCTTTTTACAGGCAGATGCCCACCTTATTCAAACCCTGCATGAAGCACAATTTGAAGTCGCCATAGAAACCAATGGAACCATCCCTTTGCAAAAAGCTTTTGCACTTAATGGCAAAATTCTCCCCCCCGATTGGATTGTCTGTAGCCCAAAACTTCCAGACGACCAGATCCTCATCGAATACTGCGACGAACTAAAGTTGGTCGTCCCAGATTACCAACCACAAAATTATCCCAACCTCTCCATACGGGTTCGCACGCCCAACTTGCGAAATAAGGTGATCTTACCAACAAAATGGCTCCAACCCGAGGATGGCCCAAGGCTTAAACTGACCCAACAGTTCGCCATTAAAACTGCTCTCCAACACCCAGATTGGCGCGTCAGTGTGCAAACCCATAAAATTTTAGACCTTCCTTAA
- a CDS encoding GNAT family N-acetyltransferase produces the protein MGIKIRLATMNDEKRVFDLYRKVAAIPGGLARIESEITPSYVHHNLTNALSTGICLLATNEHREVVGEIHAYRLTPKVFQHVLSELTIAIDPDFQGQGVGKRLFTAFLDHVSHSLPQVYRVELIARESNEKAIQFYQKLGFEIEGKLKGRIFNHHNTLEADVMMAWFNPYYLGFGQ, from the coding sequence GTGGGTATTAAAATCCGATTAGCGACGATGAACGATGAGAAACGGGTTTTTGACCTTTACCGCAAAGTTGCAGCCATACCGGGTGGTTTAGCCCGGATAGAAAGCGAAATTACCCCTTCCTACGTTCATCATAACCTTACGAACGCCTTAAGTACTGGAATTTGCCTACTTGCAACAAACGAGCATAGGGAAGTGGTGGGGGAAATTCATGCTTACCGCTTGACGCCAAAAGTTTTCCAGCATGTTTTATCAGAATTGACCATTGCGATTGACCCCGATTTTCAGGGGCAGGGGGTAGGCAAGAGGCTTTTTACAGCTTTTTTAGACCATGTTTCCCATTCCCTTCCGCAGGTCTATCGGGTGGAATTAATCGCACGGGAAAGCAACGAAAAAGCAATTCAATTTTACCAGAAATTAGGCTTTGAAATTGAAGGGAAGTTAAAAGGTCGGATTTTTAACCACCATAATACGTTGGAAGCGGATGTGATGATGGCTTGGTTTAATCCCTATTATCTGGGATTTGGACAATAA
- a CDS encoding 6-carboxytetrahydropterin synthase, with protein METIVAKKFKWEAAHRLSWHEGLCRNLHGHSYHMTVEMTGIPDERGFLIDFQEIKRLLAPLVEQWDHGIFVAHSDSQLLDVVHQTGWKHFVLPFDSTTENVCQYVSEYLLSKHLDTLQKHQIAKISINIAETETCYATVSVVVSDKTQQS; from the coding sequence ATGGAAACAATCGTTGCCAAAAAATTTAAGTGGGAGGCCGCACATCGTCTATCATGGCACGAAGGCTTGTGCCGTAACCTACACGGCCACTCTTATCACATGACCGTAGAAATGACGGGCATTCCGGATGAGCGCGGATTCCTGATTGATTTTCAGGAGATTAAAAGACTCTTGGCCCCATTGGTCGAACAATGGGATCATGGCATTTTTGTGGCTCACTCGGACAGTCAACTTTTAGACGTGGTACACCAAACCGGATGGAAACACTTTGTCCTGCCTTTCGATTCTACCACCGAAAACGTGTGCCAGTATGTGTCCGAGTACCTCTTGTCCAAACACTTGGATACCCTACAAAAACACCAAATCGCCAAAATCTCGATCAACATCGCTGAAACCGAAACCTGCTACGCGACAGTTTCCGTAGTGGTCTCTGACAAAACCCAGCAGTCATGA
- a CDS encoding PorV/PorQ family protein: protein MKNKTLFLLLVLVMAQVSFAQSGVAFLQFSPDAKSAALAGSGVSLRGGPFATYWNPAGIAKNQGQSAGLSQQLWAAGVRTFSGAARLQSGRNAGLGILVSATTSGELEARESPGDPLGVFTAQFGNLNMAYGRAFGEHFRVGVGAKVINQRLDTFSERGWAFDAGFQADLAGGDLAIGAVARHFGKLGDGTDDLPATVQGGATLFPFKIMGSEDGSWLLDTQLSVEAQHVLPDKTTNLQFGLSTQALEIISLRAGYRTNDELRSWSLGAGFNVGKIQIDYAYLPFPSGYNDGHVFTLGYNW from the coding sequence ATGAAAAATAAAACCTTATTCTTATTGTTGGTTCTTGTGATGGCGCAGGTTTCTTTTGCGCAAAGTGGGGTTGCGTTTTTGCAATTTTCCCCCGATGCCAAAAGTGCGGCGCTTGCCGGAAGTGGGGTTTCGTTGCGTGGTGGGCCATTTGCAACGTATTGGAATCCGGCAGGCATAGCGAAAAATCAAGGCCAAAGTGCAGGTTTATCACAACAGCTTTGGGCAGCAGGTGTGCGTACCTTTTCGGGAGCGGCACGCCTCCAATCTGGGAGAAATGCTGGTTTGGGGATATTGGTCTCAGCCACTACCTCTGGTGAATTGGAGGCCCGTGAGTCACCCGGAGATCCATTGGGGGTGTTTACTGCACAATTTGGCAACCTTAATATGGCCTATGGTCGAGCATTTGGAGAACATTTCCGAGTAGGGGTTGGTGCAAAAGTGATCAATCAGCGATTGGATACGTTTAGTGAACGCGGCTGGGCGTTCGACGCTGGCTTTCAGGCCGATCTCGCCGGTGGCGATCTGGCAATTGGAGCGGTGGCACGACATTTTGGCAAATTGGGTGATGGGACTGATGATTTACCGGCAACCGTACAGGGCGGTGCTACTCTTTTCCCCTTTAAAATAATGGGTAGCGAAGATGGAAGTTGGTTGCTTGATACGCAACTTTCGGTAGAAGCGCAGCATGTTCTTCCTGATAAAACCACCAACCTTCAATTCGGGTTATCCACCCAAGCTTTGGAGATCATAAGCCTTCGAGCCGGTTATCGTACAAACGACGAATTGCGTTCATGGTCACTTGGCGCCGGATTTAATGTTGGGAAAATCCAGATTGATTATGCCTATTTACCCTTCCCATCTGGCTATAACGACGGCCATGTGTTTACTCTTGGATATAATTGGTGA
- a CDS encoding patatin-like phospholipase family protein, translating into MNVPNNAANGAEKIDYSGLGLACAGGVVEGAIYEIGALNALQDAIIGLDLNQMSTYVGISSGALLTSCLANGVTARSLSKAVVGHAEEAELNFEPSTLFGFAVEEYLDRLSNIPKAVWKSVEYLFQHPTQWSLWGSLGGFGRVIPAGIFDNKNLEKYLRFIFAKVGRSNDFRKIRAKLRIVATDLDTAELVSFGEEGYDDIPISVAVQASTALPGLYTPIKIGQKYYIDGVARRTVHASAALKEGVKLLFCINPIVPINTRAGEVEGQGKHLNDYGLPAVMSQTFRVLVFSRMQTGFERYKMFYPDADTILIEPRMDDDEVFFSNIFSFSNRHKVAEHAYQKTRTFLRENAETIEPKLAKHGLRLDLEGLEKPRSLFNEQDLHQGSSLFEEAQSAFDKLNTAIHQFRGTVGV; encoded by the coding sequence ATGAACGTTCCGAATAATGCCGCCAACGGAGCGGAAAAAATTGATTACTCTGGCCTTGGTTTGGCGTGTGCTGGTGGTGTGGTAGAAGGGGCCATTTATGAAATTGGAGCCTTAAATGCGTTGCAAGACGCCATTATTGGGTTAGACCTAAATCAGATGAGTACCTACGTGGGCATAAGTTCCGGTGCATTGCTCACGTCTTGCTTGGCGAATGGCGTCACGGCGCGTTCTCTCAGTAAGGCCGTTGTGGGTCATGCGGAAGAAGCGGAGCTTAACTTTGAACCCAGTACCCTTTTTGGATTTGCCGTAGAGGAGTATTTAGACCGCCTGTCCAATATCCCCAAAGCCGTTTGGAAATCGGTAGAATACCTTTTCCAACATCCCACACAATGGTCTCTTTGGGGATCGCTCGGAGGGTTTGGTCGGGTGATTCCAGCGGGCATTTTTGACAACAAAAACTTGGAAAAGTACCTGCGGTTTATTTTTGCTAAGGTGGGGCGTTCCAATGATTTCCGCAAAATAAGGGCTAAGTTACGCATTGTTGCTACTGACTTAGACACCGCCGAATTGGTCAGTTTTGGAGAAGAGGGATACGATGATATACCCATTTCAGTGGCTGTTCAGGCCAGTACAGCGCTTCCCGGTTTATACACGCCCATCAAAATCGGTCAAAAATACTATATAGATGGCGTAGCACGTCGAACGGTACATGCCTCCGCCGCCTTAAAAGAGGGGGTGAAACTCTTGTTTTGCATTAATCCGATCGTACCAATCAATACACGTGCTGGCGAGGTTGAAGGCCAAGGTAAACATTTGAATGACTACGGCTTGCCAGCGGTGATGTCCCAAACCTTCCGCGTTTTGGTCTTTTCTCGGATGCAAACTGGATTTGAGCGGTACAAAATGTTTTATCCAGATGCCGATACCATTTTGATAGAACCCCGAATGGATGACGACGAGGTATTCTTCTCGAATATCTTCAGTTTCTCGAATCGGCACAAAGTAGCCGAACATGCCTACCAAAAAACGAGAACCTTCTTACGCGAAAATGCCGAGACTATTGAACCTAAATTGGCGAAACATGGCCTACGGTTAGACCTTGAGGGGCTTGAGAAGCCACGTTCACTTTTCAACGAGCAAGACTTGCATCAAGGCAGTAGCCTTTTTGAAGAGGCACAATCCGCTTTCGACAAGTTAAATACCGCTATTCATCAGTTTCGGGGGACTGTCGGCGTTTAG
- a CDS encoding phasin family protein yields the protein MKTTPNTLDMTKLTTDLVEKSRDFYFAGLGAFALAQEEGSKMFEMFTEKGKEVADYMQALQRRTMNLDEEAKDLMKEGEAYADTLIDKGEALQEETLAEIKKWMEEFQTQASKWQENATKLFLDPVEKMISPVQEVVTDALTRFGVPTSGEVRTLNAQVSELSHKVDELTALLAAKETPAPKKTKAAKTEEVKAEKEAA from the coding sequence ATGAAAACGACCCCGAATACCCTCGATATGACCAAACTGACCACCGATCTTGTCGAAAAAAGCCGTGATTTCTACTTTGCCGGCCTTGGCGCCTTTGCCTTAGCACAAGAAGAAGGATCCAAAATGTTTGAAATGTTTACCGAAAAAGGCAAGGAAGTTGCAGACTATATGCAAGCCCTACAACGCCGCACCATGAATTTGGACGAAGAAGCCAAGGACTTGATGAAAGAAGGTGAAGCATATGCCGATACCTTGATTGACAAAGGTGAAGCCCTTCAAGAAGAAACCCTTGCGGAGATCAAAAAGTGGATGGAGGAGTTTCAGACTCAAGCAAGCAAATGGCAAGAAAACGCCACCAAACTCTTCTTAGATCCGGTTGAAAAGATGATCTCGCCTGTTCAAGAGGTGGTTACGGATGCTCTGACCCGCTTTGGTGTGCCGACTTCTGGCGAAGTACGTACCTTGAATGCGCAAGTCTCCGAACTATCGCATAAAGTAGATGAGCTTACGGCGCTTTTGGCGGCCAAAGAAACCCCAGCGCCAAAAAAGACCAAAGCCGCTAAAACCGAAGAGGTAAAAGCCGAGAAGGAAGCAGCCTAA
- the queC gene encoding 7-cyano-7-deazaguanine synthase QueC, which translates to MKKKNALVLFSGGQDSTTCLFWAKANFSRVFALGFDYGQKHGVELQQAHKIAQMAEVPLTVFYIKGTLGGSALTDHTLDVSAQHTQNPDLPAAFVPARNALFLTIAAGHAYQQGISDLVIGACQTDFSGYPDCRRVFMDATQTSLSLALDTDLRIHTPLMYLTKAETWKLAKDLGVLEIVRDESHTDYNGDRTTYNEWGYGRLDNPASILRAKGWDEAKAKGWI; encoded by the coding sequence ATGAAAAAAAAGAATGCCTTGGTGCTTTTTTCAGGTGGGCAAGACTCCACCACCTGTCTCTTTTGGGCAAAAGCCAACTTTTCACGTGTCTTTGCGCTTGGATTTGATTATGGCCAGAAACACGGAGTTGAACTCCAACAAGCACATAAAATTGCCCAAATGGCGGAGGTGCCCTTGACCGTTTTCTACATAAAAGGAACACTCGGTGGTTCTGCCCTTACGGATCACACCTTAGACGTCTCAGCACAACACACCCAAAACCCAGACCTTCCAGCCGCATTCGTACCCGCCCGAAATGCACTCTTCCTAACCATCGCCGCTGGCCATGCCTATCAACAAGGAATCTCGGATTTGGTGATTGGCGCATGTCAAACCGACTTTTCCGGCTACCCAGACTGTCGGCGGGTGTTTATGGATGCCACCCAAACAAGCCTCTCCCTCGCCTTAGACACCGACCTGCGCATCCATACACCACTCATGTACCTCACCAAAGCCGAAACGTGGAAATTGGCTAAAGACCTCGGCGTTTTGGAAATTGTTCGGGACGAGTCTCATACCGATTATAACGGCGACAGAACCACGTATAACGAATGGGGATATGGCCGCTTAGACAACCCTGCATCAATCCTACGCGCGAAGGGCTGGGACGAGGCAAAAGCCAAGGGTTGGATTTAA
- a CDS encoding polyhydroxyalkanoate synthesis regulator DNA-binding domain-containing protein, protein MTTRIIKRYENRKLYDTEARKYVSLSELAGLVRKGETIQVLDNATGDDLTNATLTQIILDEGKRGNSLIPTDLLHDLVRRGTSVLEEGVSQIRTNVDTLFNSSLHQLNAWLPTPKEKTELEELRSHLKQLETTVAKLVSQSEISAQKPDHKTETPTQ, encoded by the coding sequence ATGACGACCCGAATCATAAAGCGCTACGAAAATCGGAAATTGTACGATACCGAAGCCCGAAAATACGTTTCATTATCGGAATTAGCGGGATTGGTACGAAAAGGCGAAACCATTCAGGTTTTGGACAATGCCACGGGTGATGACCTCACGAATGCCACCTTAACCCAAATTATTTTGGACGAAGGAAAAAGAGGAAACAGTCTAATTCCGACCGACTTGTTACATGACTTGGTGCGTCGTGGAACTTCGGTTCTCGAAGAAGGGGTGAGCCAAATCCGCACCAATGTAGATACGTTGTTCAACTCATCGTTACACCAGCTAAATGCTTGGTTGCCTACGCCAAAAGAGAAAACGGAATTAGAGGAATTGCGTTCCCATCTCAAGCAATTAGAGACCACTGTTGCAAAACTGGTTTCTCAGTCCGAAATATCCGCACAAAAACCTGATCACAAAACAGAAACACCAACCCAATAA
- the queF gene encoding preQ(1) synthase produces the protein MNQNENPINPEYLKKLQADTLAYTEQALAYMARYNIVPEGRIELFRAPDTRQQEINRMPYPHKTRQVVTYETEKGEFSALCPFSGLPDYGTIRIEYVPKSWVLELKSLKYYLMSWRQIGVAQEDITAYIYEDLKREMIDAEYLVVHTVYNVRGGINTICEIDSRKQP, from the coding sequence ATGAACCAAAACGAAAACCCAATAAATCCTGAATACCTCAAGAAATTACAGGCGGACACCTTGGCCTATACCGAACAAGCACTTGCCTACATGGCACGGTATAACATTGTCCCCGAAGGCCGAATTGAGTTGTTTCGCGCACCAGATACACGCCAGCAGGAAATCAACCGGATGCCTTATCCGCACAAAACCCGACAAGTAGTCACTTATGAAACCGAAAAAGGAGAATTTTCTGCACTCTGCCCTTTCTCTGGTTTACCGGATTACGGAACCATTCGTATTGAATACGTGCCAAAATCGTGGGTCTTGGAACTCAAAAGCCTGAAATACTACCTCATGTCTTGGCGGCAAATTGGCGTGGCACAAGAAGACATAACCGCCTATATTTACGAAGACTTAAAACGCGAAATGATAGATGCCGAATATTTAGTCGTTCATACCGTATATAATGTGCGTGGGGGGATCAACACCATTTGTGAAATTGACAGCCGGAAACAACCCTGA